Genomic DNA from bacterium:
CATTCTCGACCGTGGCGTCCTTCGTGGCGCCGGTGATCCCCTTGGAAGCCGGGTCGCACGCGACGACGGAAAAGCTCATGCGCTGAGGAAGGCTCACGCTGATGTGTTTGCCTTCGCAGGAGAGCAGGATCACGGTCGCCTCGGGTTTGAGATACCGGAGCACATCCTCGAGAAACGATTCGGAGAGCTCGAACTGTTCGTAATTCTTGGGATCCATGAAATGATAGATGGAGCCGTCGTTGTAGAGAAAGGTGATTTCCCTCGATTCCGCATCGACCTGTTCGACCGATTCCACGGAACGGAATCTCATGTTCGTCTTGATCCCGGTCCTGATATTCCGGACATCCGTCTGGATCTGGGCGTTTCCCTTGCCCGGCGTGAGGTGCACGACCTTGAGGACCCGGAAAAGGCCTCCGTCAATCTTCAGGATATTTCCAACGCGGATCTGCGTGGCAGAAATCATAATCACCATCCTTCATCATGAGGGGGACAAGCGATTAGTCCATTTGGCCGATGTTCTCAACACTTTTTTATGACCGAATTCATGCTGCTATTGTCTCATCAACTCACTCTCCAGTTAAAGGGAGGACAAAGGAAAGTCCTCCAGTAATACCGCGGACAATAGGAAGCCACTTGATATTGAAGATAATTTCAGCAGTAGGAAGTGGCTTCCTACTGACATGAAATCAAACAATAGGAAGTGGCTTCCTATTGTAGATCCTCGATTCAGCATGCAAATGAGAGTAAATATCCTTGGTGACTCTTTGAACTATATTACGATAGCGCTTCGACGATGTTCTTGCATAGCTCTCAAATAGTATACGTTCGTCCTTTGGAGCTATGATTTCATCTCCGACCATGGATTTATATATCAATCGCCTCCCAAAATCGTCATTGCCTAGCAATCCATATGAAGGATGAGGCGTCAGAAAATCGCAAGGTATTCCGTTTGCATAATAATGATACCCGCTCCATCTCCATTCGTCAGGTGTCTTGACAAGCCCTGCTGCAACCGGATTTCTGTCGAGATATCGCATGCATGCGAGTGCATAGCAGTCGTTATCAATTATCTTGTTGCGATAATGGTGGCGCCAGAAGTGACCAGTACGCCCATGCCTGCGGTTGTAGTCGTGAGAATAGCATAGGCAAATATCATGCATCAGCTGATCCACTGTGCCATGCCCTTCGGTCATAAGCATCATGTGCAGATGAGACGGCATGATCACATATTGAAACAAACAACACTTATGAACGCCGATATAATAAACTATGTATTTC
This window encodes:
- the efp gene encoding elongation factor P, coding for MISATQIRVGNILKIDGGLFRVLKVVHLTPGKGNAQIQTDVRNIRTGIKTNMRFRSVESVEQVDAESREITFLYNDGSIYHFMDPKNYEQFELSESFLEDVLRYLKPEATVILLSCEGKHISVSLPQRMSFSVVACDPASKGITGATKDATVENGAVFKVPLFIKPGDVIVVDTETGDYFEKG
- a CDS encoding transposase, which codes for MRIREHGIHYHVIARCNGGSRLIIGDEECCSLLKYIVYYIGVHKCCLFQYVIMPSHLHMMLMTEGHGTVDQLMHDICLCYSHDYNRRHGRTGHFWRHHYRNKIIDNDCYALACMRYLDRNPVAAGLVKTPDEWRWSGYHYYANGIPCDFLTPHPSYGLLGNDDFGRRLIYKSMVGDEIIAPKDERILFESYARTSSKRYRNIVQRVTKDIYSHLHAESRIYNRKPLPIV